A region of Aquila chrysaetos chrysaetos chromosome 13, bAquChr1.4, whole genome shotgun sequence DNA encodes the following proteins:
- the DPY30 gene encoding protein dpy-30 homolog isoform X3 yields MMNAVFSNPGAVFFRGRHANLKALLDAACGKNGYKFGGGGAQSHSVCSLITVRPANSTFQIMEAEQIMEGQPQVPENPHSEYGLTENVERIVENEKINAEKTSKQKVDLQSLPTRAYLDQTVVPILLQGLAVLAKERPPNPIEFLAAYLLKNKSQFEDRN; encoded by the exons ATGATGAATGCCGTATTTTCTAACCCCGGTGCCGTTTTCTTCCGCGGACGTCACGCGAACCTTAAGGCGCTTCTCGATGCTGCGTGCGGGAAAAACGGGTACAAgtttggcggggggggagcgCAGAGCCACTCCGTTTGCTCTCTA ATTACTGTACGTCCAGCAAATTCCACTTTTCAAATCATGGAGGCAGAACAGATTATGGAGGGACAGCCGCAG GTTCCAGAAAATCCCCATTCTGAATACGGTCTCACTGAAAATGTAGAG aGGATagtagaaaatgagaaaataaacgCAGAGAAAACATCAAAGCAGAAGGTGGATCTTCAGTCGTTACCCACACGTGCCTACTTGGATCAGACAGTTGTACCTATCTTGCTACAGGGACTGGCTGTTCTGGCAAAAGAGAG accGCCAAATCCCATTGAATTTCTAGCAgcatatcttttaaaaaacaagtcaCAATTTGAGGACCGAAATTAA
- the LOC115350259 gene encoding uncharacterized PE-PGRS family protein PE_PGRS3-like: MVFGGGGGGRAALPAAPPAGVAAASGEGGRAEAAGGAAWAGGAVPGSAAGGRPAEGGAEGRRGDKARGRGHRHRRRRRQLRAGRWRGGGAKRRRPRQRLGLARRGSRGLGAAQAPLPHWARKQKPRRHWPPCLAIPAHRFDKPGMERRRLVGEGAGRRGWEGEFPSDSPAALPWRSLLAPLIGRAVSPWWQGRLRAQVM, from the exons ATGGTGTTCGGGGGAGGCGGTGGGGGAcgg GCGGCGCTGCCGGCGGCGCCTCCGGCGGGCGTGGCGGCGgcgagcggggagggggggcgcgcggaggcggcgggcggggcggcgtGGGCCGGGGGCGCGGTGCCGGGCTCGGCCGCAGGCGGTCGCCCCGCGGAGGGGGGCGCGGAGGGGAGACGCGGGGACAAAGCCCGAGGCCGAGgccaccgccaccgccgccgccgccgccaacTCCGCGCTGGcaggtggcggggggggggcgcgaaGAGAAGGAGGCCGCGGCAGCGACTGGGTTTGGCCCGGCGCGGCTCCCGTGGACTAGGGGCCGCACAGGCGCCGCTCCCCCATTGGGCACGAAAGCAAAAGCCTCGCCGCCATTGGCCGCCCTGCCTCGCCATCCCCGCCCACCGCTTTGACAAGCCCGGAATGGAGCGGCGCCGCCTCgtgggggagggggcaggaagGCGGGGTTGGGAGGGAGAGTTCCCCTCGGATTCGCCGGCCGCGTTGCCGTGGCGATCGCTTCTGGCCCCGCTGATTGGCCGGGCTGTGTCTCCGTGGTGGCAGGGAAGATTACGAGCGCAG GTGATGTAG